A genomic region of Chloracidobacterium sp. contains the following coding sequences:
- a CDS encoding dCTP deaminase has translation MTIRSDIWLRQMAEAGGMISPFLPELVREIDGRRIISAGCSSYGYDMRLADDGFRIFSSVHAKEIDPKRFDEQFSLIEPVMQTAEDGSQYYLLPPHHYGLGVTVETFKMPRNVTGVALGKSTYARAGLLVNTTPLEAGWTGRLVVEIANLANLPLRVYVNEGIGQILFFESDQDCAVSYDDRGGKYQGQTGLTFAKV, from the coding sequence ATGACTATCAGATCCGATATTTGGCTCAGGCAGATGGCCGAGGCCGGAGGTATGATATCGCCGTTTCTTCCCGAGCTTGTTCGCGAAATTGACGGGCGCAGGATAATCTCTGCCGGGTGCTCGAGCTACGGTTATGATATGCGCCTGGCTGACGACGGGTTTCGCATCTTCTCGTCCGTCCATGCAAAAGAGATCGACCCAAAGCGGTTCGATGAGCAATTCTCGCTGATCGAACCGGTGATGCAGACGGCCGAAGACGGTTCCCAATACTATCTGCTGCCGCCGCACCATTATGGCCTCGGCGTAACCGTTGAGACGTTCAAGATGCCGCGAAACGTGACCGGTGTTGCACTCGGCAAATCAACATACGCCCGAGCAGGCCTGCTGGTAAATACCACGCCGCTCGAGGCCGGCTGGACCGGCCGGCTGGTCGTGGAGATCGCTAATCTCGCGAACCTGCCGCTTCGCGTCTATGTCAATGAAGGTATCGGCCAGATATTGTTCTTCGAATCAGATCAGGACTGTGCCGTCTCGTATGACGACCGCGGCGGAAAATACCAGGGCCAAACGGGATTGACGTTTGCAAAAGTCTGA
- a CDS encoding aldehyde dehydrogenase has translation MNIDNYIGGDLVTPASGEYFDNFDPSIGQVYSHVADSDGRDVHLAVEAAKAAFPEWSRSSAEFRHDAMMRVVALIERDMEPLARAESIDQGKPLSLARSVDIPRAVSNFKFFATGAMHTESESHDSPHLGAVNYTLRQPLGVAGCISPWNLPLYLFTWKVAPAIAAGCTVVAKPSEVTPMTAFLLSKLCIEAGLPPGVLNIVHGTGPKVGSAIVAHKDIKAVSFTGGTKTGEEIARTAAPMFKKMSLELGGKNPNIIFADCNYEEMLATTVRSSFSNQGEICLCGSRIFVERPMYEQFKGDFVSRAAALKVGDPLDADTDVGAIVSKPHFDKIMSYIDLAQKEGGTVLTGGEQANLDRRCADGWFIKPTIIEGLPFDCRTNQEEVFGPFVTIMPFDTEDEVLGYANSVRYGLSSSVWTENLSRAHRVASQIEAGFVWINSWMLRDLRTLFGGYKDSGIGREGGFEALRFFTEEKNVCIKL, from the coding sequence ATGAACATCGACAACTACATCGGCGGCGATCTCGTGACGCCGGCATCGGGCGAATATTTTGATAATTTCGACCCGTCGATCGGACAGGTGTATTCGCACGTGGCGGATTCGGACGGCCGTGATGTGCATCTGGCGGTCGAGGCGGCGAAGGCCGCGTTTCCCGAATGGTCGCGAAGCTCGGCGGAGTTTCGACACGATGCGATGATGCGTGTCGTCGCTCTCATCGAGCGTGATATGGAACCGCTTGCTCGTGCCGAGAGCATAGATCAGGGTAAGCCGCTCTCGCTCGCAAGAAGCGTGGATATCCCGCGTGCGGTCTCGAATTTTAAGTTCTTCGCGACCGGAGCGATGCACACCGAGAGCGAATCGCACGATTCGCCGCATCTGGGCGCGGTCAATTACACGCTCCGACAGCCGCTCGGTGTGGCTGGCTGTATCTCACCCTGGAATCTGCCGCTCTATCTCTTTACCTGGAAGGTCGCTCCCGCCATCGCCGCGGGCTGCACCGTTGTCGCAAAACCGAGTGAGGTCACGCCAATGACGGCCTTCCTACTGTCAAAGCTTTGCATCGAGGCGGGCCTGCCGCCGGGCGTTCTGAACATCGTCCACGGCACTGGCCCAAAGGTCGGCTCGGCTATTGTCGCCCATAAAGACATCAAAGCAGTCTCGTTCACCGGCGGCACAAAGACCGGCGAAGAGATCGCACGCACGGCCGCACCGATGTTCAAGAAAATGTCGCTCGAACTCGGCGGCAAGAACCCGAACATCATCTTTGCCGACTGCAATTACGAGGAAATGCTGGCAACCACGGTGCGTTCGTCGTTCTCAAACCAAGGTGAGATATGCCTATGCGGCTCGCGCATCTTTGTCGAACGGCCGATGTATGAGCAGTTCAAGGGCGATTTTGTCTCGCGTGCAGCGGCCCTGAAGGTCGGCGACCCGCTCGATGCCGACACGGATGTCGGCGCGATCGTCTCGAAACCGCATTTTGACAAGATAATGTCCTATATCGACCTCGCGCAGAAAGAAGGCGGGACGGTTTTGACCGGCGGCGAGCAAGCTAATTTAGACCGCCGATGCGCGGACGGCTGGTTCATCAAGCCGACGATCATCGAGGGGCTGCCATTCGATTGCCGGACGAATCAGGAAGAGGTGTTTGGCCCGTTCGTCACGATCATGCCGTTCGACACCGAGGACGAAGTTCTCGGCTATGCCAACAGCGTCCGCTACGGCCTGTCGTCGTCCGTCTGGACCGAAAACCTTTCGCGGGCCCATCGCGTAGCATCGCAGATCGAGGCAGGCTTTGTCTGGATAAACAGCTGGATGCTCCGCGACCTCCGCACCCTATTCGGCGGCTACAAAGACAGCGGCATAGGCCGCGAAGGCGGCTTCGAGGCGTTGCGGTTTTTTACGGAAGAGAAGAATGTATGCATAAAGCTATAA
- a CDS encoding protein kinase — protein MEVFCPKCGQSFEKGSRRFCPTDGRRLVAEELAAEGQSKGVFANLIPQIEAISDLEKTLPNLTPPAPAPHTSESLSGAFFELDDPGLDPFAPDALPAIRPAEPSVRKVDPSKIPTSHIDLADNERLPPLEFNENKPEEFIGRIVKGRYKVVDLLGGDDNGLAYIADDKLVEDKKVLVRILTDEGHDEITESLLAEERVSLSHLTHPNIARLVDSGQFLDGTPFLISEYVDALSVRDILGIHGRFEPQRAARIIRQAASALNEAHQQGVLHRDVRPENLIIDASSAESEHVTVVNFGSSESKTSPHHLAFRAPEVLEGRAATASSDIYSLGAVAFEMLTGSKPFYGDSVKEVLRAQSAGVAVNGPAAAAELPRSVADVLHRALAYSSSERYVKARDFGDAFVGALSSAGADEPVVDAPPIEPAVAVPAVTAPKVVRTEKLPPAAEPAWKARSPEPPAEETSRFKLFAGIALAALVAMLVLGWYLWVREPAVPETSIDANIAAPQANTIVPTTEMPPLARTIPQPPNTNFYQNSKQNLKGDLLRNFVGFTLYYPKEWKVNGPQQGESAESRGKFLDISRNTPDDRMQEQMLISYYPSKGTFTEDAEKFPMMVKETNETLKKILPGYMEISEGEITVNGGWRAYEVRFQAGGRSPAGEALTVWGRRLFIPAARPGVKSGFEITMLATSLADGIQGVDDVGVRGELASVLYSFEPTQNF, from the coding sequence ATGGAAGTCTTTTGTCCAAAGTGTGGTCAGAGTTTTGAGAAGGGGTCGCGCCGTTTCTGCCCGACTGACGGACGGCGCCTCGTCGCTGAGGAACTTGCCGCTGAGGGCCAGAGCAAAGGCGTCTTTGCCAATCTGATACCGCAGATCGAGGCCATAAGCGATTTGGAGAAGACGCTTCCCAATCTCACACCTCCTGCGCCGGCACCCCATACATCTGAGAGTCTCTCCGGTGCCTTCTTTGAGTTGGACGATCCCGGGCTCGATCCGTTCGCTCCGGATGCGTTGCCTGCCATACGACCGGCCGAGCCGTCCGTCAGGAAGGTCGATCCGAGCAAAATTCCCACGAGCCACATTGACCTGGCCGACAACGAACGGCTGCCGCCGCTGGAATTCAACGAGAATAAACCCGAAGAGTTCATCGGCCGGATCGTAAAAGGACGCTACAAGGTCGTCGACCTGCTTGGCGGCGACGATAACGGACTTGCCTATATTGCCGACGACAAGCTCGTCGAGGACAAGAAGGTCCTTGTCCGGATACTGACCGACGAGGGACATGACGAGATCACCGAAAGCCTGTTGGCAGAGGAGCGCGTGTCGCTATCGCATCTGACACACCCGAACATCGCACGCCTCGTGGACTCCGGACAGTTTCTCGACGGCACACCGTTTTTGATCAGCGAGTATGTCGATGCCCTGTCCGTTCGTGACATCCTCGGCATACACGGCCGGTTTGAGCCACAGCGGGCGGCGCGCATTATCCGCCAAGCCGCGAGTGCCCTGAACGAGGCCCATCAGCAAGGCGTCCTGCATCGTGACGTCCGGCCCGAGAACCTGATAATAGATGCATCCTCGGCAGAATCAGAACATGTAACGGTTGTAAACTTTGGCTCCTCTGAGTCAAAAACGTCGCCGCATCATCTTGCCTTCAGGGCGCCTGAGGTTCTTGAGGGCCGCGCGGCTACGGCATCGAGCGACATTTACTCGCTCGGTGCAGTAGCGTTTGAGATGCTCACCGGAAGTAAGCCGTTCTACGGCGACAGCGTAAAAGAAGTATTGCGTGCCCAGAGTGCCGGCGTTGCCGTCAATGGGCCTGCAGCAGCTGCCGAACTGCCCCGCTCCGTCGCCGACGTCCTTCATCGGGCTCTGGCCTATAGTTCGTCCGAGCGGTATGTCAAGGCCCGCGACTTTGGCGACGCATTCGTCGGCGCCCTGTCGTCGGCAGGCGCCGACGAACCGGTCGTCGATGCTCCGCCCATCGAACCTGCCGTTGCTGTTCCTGCGGTCACTGCTCCGAAAGTGGTACGCACGGAAAAACTGCCGCCCGCGGCCGAGCCGGCGTGGAAGGCCCGTTCGCCGGAGCCGCCGGCCGAGGAAACATCGCGGTTCAAACTCTTTGCCGGGATCGCCCTTGCCGCCCTTGTCGCCATGCTCGTTCTCGGGTGGTACCTTTGGGTTCGGGAACCGGCCGTTCCTGAGACGTCGATAGATGCGAATATCGCCGCCCCACAAGCAAATACGATCGTACCCACTACTGAGATGCCGCCGCTTGCCCGCACGATCCCGCAGCCGCCGAATACAAATTTCTACCAGAACAGCAAGCAGAATCTTAAGGGCGACCTGCTCAGAAACTTCGTCGGATTCACACTCTATTATCCAAAGGAATGGAAGGTAAACGGCCCCCAACAGGGCGAGAGTGCCGAATCACGCGGCAAGTTTCTCGACATCTCGCGGAACACACCGGACGACCGCATGCAGGAGCAGATGCTGATCAGCTACTATCCGAGCAAGGGGACATTCACGGAGGACGCCGAAAAATTCCCGATGATGGTCAAGGAGACGAACGAGACCCTTAAGAAGATTCTGCCCGGCTACATGGAGATCTCTGAGGGCGAGATAACCGTGAATGGCGGCTGGCGGGCCTACGAGGTCCGATTTCAGGCCGGCGGCCGGTCACCGGCGGGCGAGGCCCTGACCGTCTGGGGCCGGCGGTTATTCATCCCGGCCGCACGGCCCGGAGTAAAGAGCGGTTTTGAGATCACGATGCTGGCAACGTCACTCGCTGACGGCATTCAGGGCGTTGACGACGTAGGTGTCCGCGGCGAACTGGCATCGGTCCTCTACAGCTTCGAGCCGACCCAGAACTTCTAA
- the msrA gene encoding peptide-methionine (S)-S-oxide reductase MsrA, producing MQLLIVTLVLSLIACVVPPTSADHVNVDLSSLAPTPEANPSQPAGLQTAVFAGGCFWGIEAVFEHVKGVIDASAGYAGGTQETADYGKVSSGTTGHAEAVKVIFDPTKVSYVQLLTVFFSVAHDPTEVNRQGPDIGPQYRSEIFYVNNEQKKLATDYIAAIDNSKVFKKPVATKVSSLKEFYGAERYHQDYARKNPTDGYIVYHDLPKLEALKKRFPDLYRAEPPV from the coding sequence ATGCAACTACTCATCGTTACACTCGTCCTTTCGTTGATCGCTTGTGTCGTCCCGCCGACGTCGGCGGATCATGTGAATGTCGATCTATCGTCGCTCGCTCCGACACCTGAGGCGAATCCATCTCAGCCGGCCGGCCTTCAGACGGCCGTATTTGCGGGAGGTTGCTTCTGGGGCATTGAGGCCGTCTTTGAACACGTCAAAGGTGTGATCGATGCGAGCGCAGGCTATGCCGGCGGAACGCAGGAAACTGCTGACTACGGCAAGGTCAGCTCGGGCACTACGGGCCACGCTGAGGCTGTTAAAGTGATCTTCGACCCAACCAAGGTAAGTTATGTTCAGCTTCTGACCGTGTTCTTTTCCGTAGCGCACGACCCGACCGAGGTCAACCGGCAGGGGCCCGACATCGGGCCGCAGTATCGGTCTGAGATCTTTTACGTGAACAACGAGCAGAAGAAACTCGCGACGGATTATATTGCCGCAATCGACAATTCAAAGGTGTTCAAGAAACCGGTCGCGACCAAGGTCAGCTCTCTGAAAGAATTTTACGGGGCGGAGCGATATCATCAGGACTACGCTCGTAAAAATCCGACCGACGGCTACATTGTTTACCACGACCTGCCAAAACTCGAAGCGTTGAAAAAGCGATTTCCCGATCTATACAGGGCAGAACCGCCCGTGTAA
- a CDS encoding NAD(P)-dependent alcohol dehydrogenase, with product MIGTETSGIATKGFATHSNEAKFEPFNFARRHVGPHDILIDIAYCGICHSDIHQAKNEWPDLMPARYPMVPGHEIIGRVAQVGDQVTKFTEGDVAGIGCFIDSCRECTACTGGIEQYCINGSAFTYNGTEMDRVTPTFGGYSDKYVIDENYALKVNSDLSPGLAPLLCAGITTYSPLKRFNVGPGTKVGVVGLGGLGHMGVKLAKAMGADVTVFSTSPGKEDDARSLGADHFVVSKDAEAMVPLANSFNFILDTVSAAHNLMPYLGLLGYAGTMAVVGVPAEPTMFHQGSLIMGNRALVGSLIGGIPETQEMLDFCAKHNITSDVEVISPDRIEEAYDRTIKADVRYRFVIDMGRA from the coding sequence ATGATAGGAACAGAAACATCTGGTATAGCGACAAAAGGCTTCGCAACGCACAGCAACGAGGCCAAATTTGAGCCGTTCAACTTCGCCCGCCGCCACGTCGGTCCGCACGACATACTGATCGACATCGCGTATTGCGGCATTTGCCACTCGGACATTCACCAGGCCAAGAACGAATGGCCCGACCTGATGCCTGCGAGGTATCCAATGGTCCCGGGCCACGAGATCATCGGCCGCGTCGCCCAGGTCGGCGACCAAGTAACGAAATTCACCGAAGGAGACGTCGCCGGTATTGGCTGTTTCATCGACAGCTGTCGCGAGTGCACAGCCTGCACCGGCGGTATCGAACAATACTGCATTAACGGTTCAGCATTCACCTACAACGGCACCGAAATGGACCGCGTAACGCCGACTTTCGGCGGTTATTCGGACAAATACGTTATCGACGAAAATTATGCGCTAAAGGTCAATAGCGACCTGTCGCCCGGTCTCGCTCCGCTGCTGTGTGCCGGCATTACGACATATTCACCGCTAAAACGGTTCAATGTTGGCCCGGGCACAAAAGTCGGTGTCGTCGGGCTCGGCGGGCTCGGCCACATGGGCGTGAAGCTTGCCAAAGCAATGGGTGCCGATGTAACGGTTTTCAGCACATCACCGGGTAAAGAGGACGATGCTCGATCACTCGGTGCAGACCATTTTGTCGTGAGCAAGGACGCAGAAGCAATGGTACCGCTGGCGAATTCGTTCAATTTTATCCTGGACACCGTTTCGGCGGCACACAACCTGATGCCCTATCTAGGCTTGCTCGGCTACGCCGGTACGATGGCCGTCGTTGGCGTGCCGGCGGAACCTACGATGTTCCACCAGGGTTCGCTCATCATGGGGAATCGTGCTCTTGTCGGATCGCTGATCGGTGGCATTCCGGAAACGCAGGAAATGCTCGATTTCTGCGCCAAGCACAACATTACTTCAGACGTCGAAGTGATCTCGCCGGATCGGATCGAAGAAGCGTACGACCGGACAATCAAAGCTGACGTCCGTTACCGGTTTGTGATCGATATGGGCAGGGCTTGA
- a CDS encoding RNA polymerase sigma factor, whose product MEPHSAVIEQDLGIGVADAHGVAAASHFDEATPDLDLCRLASNGDLAAFEILYQRYHRRTYSLCFRMTNNQTEAEDLTQEVFIQLFRKVGSFRGDSAFSTWLHRMTVNQVLMHFRRRSTKNEKTSETGDMPEQTVTGSANPNRMQVVDRIALKNAIAELPNGYRKVFILHDVEGLEHEEVARTLGISVGTSKSQLHKARLKLRTLLFKEQT is encoded by the coding sequence ATGGAGCCACACTCTGCGGTAATAGAGCAAGACCTCGGTATCGGTGTCGCAGACGCCCACGGCGTTGCTGCTGCCTCCCATTTTGACGAGGCGACACCCGACTTAGACCTGTGCCGGCTTGCCTCGAACGGTGACTTGGCGGCATTTGAGATCCTATACCAGCGCTATCATCGGCGGACCTACAGTCTTTGTTTCCGAATGACAAACAACCAGACCGAGGCTGAAGATCTCACGCAAGAGGTCTTTATCCAGTTGTTTCGCAAGGTTGGCAGCTTTCGCGGTGATTCGGCGTTCTCGACGTGGCTGCATCGGATGACGGTGAATCAGGTGCTGATGCACTTTCGCCGCCGCAGCACAAAGAACGAAAAGACATCGGAGACCGGCGATATGCCGGAGCAGACCGTAACCGGCAGTGCAAATCCTAACAGGATGCAGGTCGTTGACCGCATCGCTCTCAAGAATGCGATCGCTGAGCTGCCGAATGGCTATCGCAAGGTATTTATCTTGCACGACGTTGAAGGCTTGGAACACGAGGAGGTTGCCCGCACGTTAGGTATCTCGGTCGGCACCTCGAAATCGCAGCTGCATAAAGCAAGACTGAAGCTGCGTACTCTGCTATTTAAGGAGCAGACGTAG
- a CDS encoding tetratricopeptide repeat protein, whose amino-acid sequence MFGINAVRFAVFTGTLALTAMAVTGQDLGSSNKLFGGGSTKKAPAKSTTRSSKPKPVVTKKRSSARRTATAAKAAKPTPKTSQKPTKKPSTPTKTTAPDESWAWQDEIRPAEPPAQPTVTGNAANDLFEDLIEEGKRARDDRNYEAAEAAYRKARPLKPRDSRAIYGLGNLFSDQQRWAEAEAAYREALQIEAGFATTHIALSYVLTQPIPAENLSERYEEAERLARKAIQYAPSNALAHDQLGVAMELRGLISDETENAYRRAIQLDPGFAPAYAHLGRLLRRQGRTSESSAAYAEAVRLANDEPTMVLVAEVMQSEQRFAESEKLLSRAIANDPRNTAALMLLGRALLALNDLDEAESVLKRSIAVSPNAFSANSLLASLYLRQGRLELAENALLQAARFVPVFERTTLGRQFEALGDAFLRSSNSRVAERNYKQAQALDPNNAGLATKLARTKQGS is encoded by the coding sequence ATGTTTGGCATCAATGCAGTCCGATTTGCCGTCTTTACGGGAACACTTGCCCTGACGGCAATGGCCGTTACCGGACAGGACCTCGGCAGCAGCAATAAGCTTTTTGGCGGCGGCAGCACAAAGAAAGCACCCGCGAAAAGCACCACCAGATCGTCTAAACCAAAGCCTGTAGTTACGAAAAAGAGGTCATCGGCTAGGCGGACTGCGACCGCGGCAAAAGCGGCCAAGCCGACGCCAAAGACCTCACAAAAGCCGACAAAGAAACCTTCGACACCGACCAAGACAACGGCACCGGACGAGAGTTGGGCATGGCAAGACGAGATCAGACCGGCCGAACCGCCGGCACAGCCAACGGTTACGGGGAATGCCGCAAACGATCTCTTTGAGGACCTGATCGAAGAGGGCAAGCGTGCCCGAGATGACAGGAATTATGAGGCAGCGGAGGCTGCCTACCGAAAGGCACGTCCGCTAAAGCCGCGTGATTCGCGTGCGATCTACGGCCTTGGCAACCTATTTAGCGATCAGCAGCGTTGGGCCGAGGCTGAGGCCGCCTATCGCGAAGCTCTGCAGATAGAAGCCGGATTCGCTACTACGCACATTGCTCTGAGCTACGTCTTGACCCAGCCTATTCCGGCCGAGAACCTAAGCGAGCGTTACGAGGAAGCCGAACGGCTGGCCCGAAAAGCGATCCAATACGCCCCGTCGAATGCTCTCGCTCACGATCAGCTTGGTGTGGCCATGGAGCTTCGCGGTTTGATATCTGACGAGACGGAGAATGCTTATCGGCGTGCCATACAGCTCGATCCGGGCTTCGCTCCGGCCTACGCGCATCTCGGCCGGCTGTTGCGTCGGCAAGGCCGCACGTCCGAATCGTCCGCAGCATACGCCGAGGCGGTACGGTTGGCGAATGACGAACCGACAATGGTCCTTGTCGCTGAAGTGATGCAGTCGGAGCAGCGGTTTGCGGAATCCGAAAAGCTCCTCTCCAGGGCCATCGCCAATGATCCTCGCAACACGGCCGCCCTCATGCTGCTGGGCCGTGCATTGCTCGCTCTTAATGATCTGGATGAGGCAGAAAGTGTGCTCAAGCGCAGTATCGCCGTGAGCCCAAATGCGTTTTCGGCAAACAGCCTGCTCGCCTCGCTGTATCTGCGGCAGGGACGGTTAGAACTCGCAGAGAACGCGCTGCTCCAGGCCGCGAGGTTTGTCCCCGTGTTTGAACGGACGACATTGGGGCGGCAATTCGAGGCTCTGGGCGATGCATTCCTGCGGTCGTCAAATTCACGTGTGGCGGAGCGCAATTATAAACAGGCGCAAGCGCTTGATCCCAATAACGCAGGCCTCGCAACAAAATTGGCACGGACGAAGCAGGGCTCATAG
- the pepT gene encoding peptidase T codes for MSRFLRYVKIDTQAADDQPAPPSTKKQLDLARLLEKELNDMDLLDVRISEWGIVYAFLPSNIQGADKTPTIGFIAHMDTSPAVSGANVNPIIHKNYQGGDIVLPNDKSQVITVAQNPDLKNLIGDDIITADGTTLLGSDDKSGVAEIMTMLDVLKQNPQIKHGGIAIAFTPDEEVGGGIEKFEIAEWGAKYAYTVDGEQLGDISNETFSARTATVTFRGLSTHPGTAKGIMINSAYAAGDFLSRFYKAVPNRPETTAGREPYLHPYVGTLDIETSVVKVLMRDFDISGFSVQEKVLKKLVAGTQRKFPKVKIEFKTELGYLNMKEVLKDYPQLTDYAIEAAKRAGITAELRPIRGGTDGSRLTAMGLPTPNLFTGGHNFHGKLEFNSRKGLEKSTETLVNLVQIWAEKSK; via the coding sequence ATGTCGCGATTCCTGCGGTACGTCAAGATCGACACGCAGGCGGCCGATGACCAGCCGGCTCCGCCGTCGACGAAAAAGCAGCTTGATCTGGCGAGACTGCTTGAAAAAGAGCTGAACGACATGGATCTGCTTGATGTGCGCATCAGCGAGTGGGGCATTGTTTACGCCTTTTTGCCGTCGAATATTCAGGGAGCGGACAAGACGCCGACGATCGGGTTTATCGCGCACATGGACACGTCACCGGCCGTTTCGGGTGCGAATGTTAACCCGATCATTCATAAGAATTACCAGGGCGGCGATATAGTCCTGCCAAATGACAAGTCGCAGGTCATTACCGTGGCCCAGAATCCTGATCTCAAGAACCTGATCGGCGATGACATCATCACGGCGGATGGCACGACGCTGCTCGGTTCTGACGACAAGTCGGGCGTTGCCGAGATCATGACGATGCTAGACGTTCTCAAACAGAATCCACAGATCAAGCACGGCGGCATCGCCATTGCGTTTACGCCCGACGAAGAGGTCGGCGGCGGCATCGAGAAATTTGAGATCGCCGAGTGGGGAGCAAAGTATGCGTATACGGTAGATGGCGAACAACTCGGTGACATCTCAAATGAGACGTTCTCGGCCCGCACGGCAACCGTGACCTTTCGCGGGCTCTCGACGCATCCGGGCACCGCTAAGGGCATAATGATCAATTCCGCATACGCTGCGGGCGATTTCTTGTCTAGATTCTACAAGGCCGTTCCGAACCGGCCCGAAACGACCGCGGGCCGCGAACCGTATCTGCATCCCTACGTTGGCACGCTCGATATCGAGACATCGGTCGTTAAGGTTCTAATGCGCGATTTCGACATCAGTGGCTTTTCGGTACAGGAGAAGGTATTGAAGAAGCTCGTCGCCGGAACGCAGCGAAAGTTTCCTAAAGTGAAGATCGAATTCAAGACCGAGCTTGGATACCTCAATATGAAGGAGGTTTTGAAGGACTACCCGCAGCTTACCGACTATGCGATCGAGGCAGCCAAGCGGGCTGGTATTACAGCAGAGCTGAGGCCGATCCGCGGAGGCACCGACGGCTCGCGGCTTACCGCCATGGGGTTGCCGACGCCGAACCTGTTTACCGGCGGCCACAACTTCCACGGAAAGCTTGAGTTCAATTCGCGAAAAGGACTGGAAAAATCGACGGAAACGTTGGTGAATCTCGTCCAGATCTGGGCGGAAAAGAGCAAATAG
- a CDS encoding RidA family protein, whose protein sequence is MNDGAIESTRAPEPVGLYPHARRVGNLLFLSGVGPRERGTKKIPGVELNDAGEIISYDIETQCRSVFENVRAIVEDAGSSWENIVDVTVFLTNMKDDFAAYNRVYAEYFADNRPCRTTVEVGSLPTPIAIELKVIALI, encoded by the coding sequence ATGAACGACGGCGCGATCGAATCTACTCGAGCACCCGAGCCTGTGGGCCTGTATCCGCATGCCCGGCGCGTGGGAAATTTGCTGTTTCTTTCCGGCGTCGGCCCGCGTGAGCGTGGGACGAAAAAGATCCCGGGCGTCGAGCTGAATGACGCAGGCGAGATCATCTCATACGACATCGAAACGCAGTGCCGGTCGGTATTCGAGAACGTCAGGGCCATTGTCGAGGACGCCGGTTCTTCGTGGGAGAATATCGTCGATGTCACCGTCTTTTTGACAAATATGAAGGATGATTTTGCGGCGTATAATCGCGTTTATGCCGAGTATTTCGCGGATAATCGTCCGTGCAGAACAACGGTCGAGGTCGGCTCGCTGCCAACGCCGATCGCGATTGAATTGAAAGTGATCGCACTAATTTGA